CTCGGCGTCCACCACCTACACCGCACCGTTCCTCGTCTCCGGCGAGGGCACCAACACGATCCAGTACGCCTCCACCGACGGGGCCGGCAACGTGGAGGCCACCAAGACCGCACTGGTGCGCATCGACCGCGTCGCACCGACGGTGGGCGACAACGCCCCCGTCGGCTGGACCAACACCTTCCCGACGATCCTGCTGTCCTCGGCTGACTCCGGCTCGGGCACGGCGAGCATGCTCTACAGCACCGACCTGTCCGACCCGAGCCGGCCCTACACGCCGGCCGGCGTCGTGCCGTCCAGTGAGGGCACGACCACGCTGCGCTACAAGGCCATCGACGCGGTGGGCAATGTCTCGGCGACCGCCAGCGCCACCGTGCTCGTCGACCGGACGCCGCCAGTGACGAGCGACGACGCGACGTCTGGCTGGGTCACGGGGGCAAGAGGGCTTCACCTCAGGGCCAGCGATGCGCTCTCCGGCGTCGCCTTTACTGAGTGCTCTATCGACGGCGCACCGTTGACCACACAAGTCGGGCCTGTCTTTGTAGCCGGCGACGGTGCCCACAACGTGCGCTACCGGTCGACAGACGTTGCAGACAATGTCGAGCAGCTGCGCTCGACACAGGTGTATATCGACTCCACCCCGCCGAGCAGCTCGTGCAATGCGAGCGCGACATATACCACGACTGCGACGATCTCCATAGTGTCCACCGACGCGCTCTCAGGCGTCGCCAAGACCGAGTATGCACTCGACGATCAGGCATGGACTACCGGCTCAACGCTTACCACGAGTGCATTCGGCTCTCACATCCTGCACTACCGCGCGGTCGATGTGGCTGGCAACGTAGAGGCCACTGAGGCTGCTTCGTTCGCCATCTACACGACGAAGCGCTTCGAGAACACTGACCCTGGAATCACTTATCAGGGCGGTTGGACGACCAACCTGAGCAGCTCGCGGTCCGGTGGAGACTGGGCCTACACAAACATCGCTGGAACGTCGGCCTACATGACCTTCCGCGGCACGGCGATTCAACTCATCTCCTCCATAGGCTCCGGCTTCGGCATCGCAAAGGTGACGCTCGACGGAACCAACTCGACGCTGGTCGACTTCTACTCGCCCACCTCGAAGCATCAGCAAGTGTGCTGGACCGCGACCAAGCTGGCTGAGCGCAACCACACGCTCAAGATCGAGTGGACCGGTACGCACAACGCCGCCTCGACCAGCCCGGCGTTCGGCATCGATGCCTTCGATATCACGGGCTTGCCCGTCCCAGATGTGACCCCGCCAGTCACGACGTCTGACGCGAGCGGCGCGTGGCGCTCGACTCCCGCGACTGTGACACTCACCGCAACGGACACTGACACCTTCGTGCGCTCGACTCGCTACAGCATCAACGGATCGGCCGGCACTACCTACACGGCCCCATTCGCGGTCAGCAGTGAGGGCACCACCACAATCCAGTACGCATCAACTGACGGGGCTGGCAACGTCGAAGCGACGAAGACGGCTCTGGTTCGGATCGACCGCGTCGCGCCGGTCAGCTCTGTAGACGCCACCTCTGGATACGTCACCACGGCCACCATCAACATCACTCCGGTCGATGCTGGTTCGGGTACGGCCGCGTCGCAGTACAGCCTGGACGGATCGTCGTGGACCACGGGGTCTGTCGTGACCACCACCACGTCCGGAAGCCACACGCTGAACTACCGATCCATCGACAACCTTGGAAACACGGAGGCCACAAAGACCGCGGCATTTACCGTCTACTCAGTCTCTCGCTTTGAAAACACCGACCCGCGCATTTACTACCAAGGTGCCTGGTCCATCAACAGCAGCACGCTTAGGTCAGGCGGCGACTGGGCTTTCACCAACCTGTCTGGCACAGCTACGTACATGACGTTCCACGGAATGTCAGCATCACTGATCTCGTCCAAGGGCCCGGCGTATGGCATCGCCCGCGTTACTCTCGATAGCGCCGAGACCACGATGGTCGACTTCTACTCGTCCACGTCGAAGCATCAGCAAGTGGTGTGGGACTCGGGCATGCTGCAGAACGGTGATCACACGATCAAGGTCGAGTGGACGGGAACGCAGAATGTCCTATCATCGCGGCCGGACTTCGGCATCGACGCGTTCGACATCGCTGGCGCGCCCGTAGCCCACACGACTCCACCTGTCACCACGGCAACCTATCAGACGGCATGGCAGAAAGCTCCCGCAATCCTCAGCCTCAGCGCCACGGACACAGGCAACTTCGTGAGGGGCATCCGGTACGGAATCAACGGCAGCATCAACACCACCTATACGGCGCCTCTGTCCTTCACCGCCGACGGCCAGTACAACGTGTACTTCCGCGCCACCGACGGCGCTGGCAACGTTGAAGCCACCAAGACCGCGCTGGTGCGCGTCGACAACACACCCCCAGTAACGTCGACCAACGCCACAGGCGTCTTCAATGCCGTCGCACCGATTACGCTCACTGCCTCTGACAGCGCCTCCGGTGTGTCGTCGACCTCGTACTCCCTCGATGGCGGAGGCTGGAAGACCGGGACATCGCTCAGCGTCAACACCACAGGCACCCACACGCTTGCATACGCATCTGTCGACAAAGCGGGCAATGCCGAAGCGACCAAAACCGCCTCCTTCACGGTGGCCAGTCTCACACGCATTGAGAACACCGACCCCACCATAGTGTTCGTCGGCAGTTGGACAACGGCTCTCAGTTCGCTGCGCTCCGGAGGGAGCTGGGCGTACACGACTACCAACGGTTCCACTGCGACGCTGAAGTTCAGCGGCACATCCGTCGTTCTAATCACGACCACCGGCTCCTCATGGGGAATCGCAAGCATCACCGTCGACGGTGGAACGCCGTACCAGGTGGACCTGTACACAACGGCCAGCGCGCATCAGAAGGCGGTGTGGAGTCTCGTTGGTCTGACCAACGGTCCCCACACGGTCACTGTCGCCCAATCCGGGCTGAAGAATCCGCTCTCGTCCGGATACGGCATCGGAGTTGACGCGTTCGACATCTCCGGAACCACCTTGGCGCCCTAGCGGTCGCACCTGCCGACAGCGAAAAGCGAGACGCCCGCGAATCCTCGCGGGCGTCTCGTGTGTGCCATGTGGCTACGGCCTAGCCAGACGTCGCCGCCGCATACGCCGGGTCGGCCATCATCTCGCGCATCCAAGCGATCTCGCTCGCCACTCCTTCGCGCAACTGAACCATCGGTTCGTAGCCGAGCTCCTCGCGCGCACGGTCGAGCGAACCCCACGTGTCAGCCACATCGCCCGACTGCGATCCCGTGAACTTCAACTCCAGCGGCGAGCCGAGCTCCTCTCCTATCACGCCAAGTGTTTCGAGAAGTGTCACCCGATGACCTCCTGCAAGGTTGAAGAGAGTGCCTGACTTCGACTCTCCGGCGGCGATCAGCCCCTCGACAATGTCGCCCACAAACGTGAAGTCGCGCGTCTGGGTTCCGTCTCCGTACACGCCAATGGGCCTCCCCTCCAAACCCGCCTTGATAAAGCGGTGGAAGCCCATGTCCGGGCGTTGGCGTGGCCCGAAGACGGTGAAGAACCTCACCGAGACTGCCGGTAGTCCGAAATTCTCCCAGTACAGGTGACAAAGGTGCTCGGCAGCCAGCTTGGTTACGCCGTACGGCGAGAACGGCTGGCAGCGCGACTCCTCGCGCATCGGCAGGTCCAGCGTGTTGCCGTAGACGGACGAACTTGATGCGTACACCACCCGCTGCAGCTCCGCCTCTCGGCACGCCTCAAGAAGAAGCTGTGTCGCGTTGACGTTGTTCTCCGTGTACGTCCTGAACTCCGAGCCCCAGCTAGCACGGACGCCCGCTTGCGCCGCCAGGTGGAAGACGACATCGGCGCGTGCGAGTTCGCGCCTAATCAACTCGTTATCAGCGCCGCCCTCAAGATCCAGTAGAGAGATCTCGTGCAGCGTGTAGCCGGGGTTGCCCTGGGCCTGTACCACATTACGATTCTTGAAGAATCGCGGGTAGTAGTCCTCGAACGAGTCGATGCCAATCACGCGCCATCCTCGCTCCAGCAACGTGTCAGCGAGAGTCGATCCGATGAAACCGGCGGCGCCGGTGATGAAGGCTGTCTTCGTCATCCGAGTCCCTCCTTCGTGTTTGCGTCTGCCGTGTGTGTGCGAGCGGTCCGCTGGGCGACAGCTTCACGAGCCGCGAGCACTGCGAACCGGGAATTCCCGACGATGTAGCGCGAAGCGAGTCGGCGCGGCTCCTGAATCAGCCGGAAGAACCATTCGAGACCGCTTCTCTGCATCCAGATTGGGGCGCGCGGTGTCATTCCCGAGAGAACGTCGAAGCTGCCTCCCACTCCCATCGCAAAGACACGCCCCATCTCGGCAAGATGATCGCGCAAGAGAAGCTCCTTGCGGGGACTCGATATGCCGACGAACAGAACTCGCGCGCCTGACTGTGCAATTGCATCGGCAACCGCGGCGTCGTCTGTGAAGTAGCCGTTCCGATGTCCTGCGATTGTCAGCTTCGGGTAGCGCTCCTGGACTACGGTCACGAACCTTGTCAGAACGTCGTCGGTGGCTCCGAGAAAGTACACCGGCCACCCGGATTCCTCGCACACGCCGAGCAATGCCTGCATCAGATCGATGCCGGCAACCCGCTCTGGGACGGCAAGACCCGCTAGCCGACCGGCCCAGACTATCGACTGCCCGTCTGCGTGAATCACCTCGCAGCCAGCGACTGCGTCGCGCAGCTGTGGCTGGTCCTGCATCATGACGACCTTGCCGGCGTTGATCACGACGTGCTGGACGGGTCGCCGCTCGGCGATCAGCGCCGTGCAGTGCTCGACCGCCTGCGGAAACGTCTCAAGGTCAATGGGTACTCCGAAGAGCAATGATCGCTCGGTCAAGATGAACTCGCGTTTCTCATCAGATGGGCCTCAAGTGGCGGAAGCACGCCAGCTTCCGCCAACACAAGCGAGGAAAGTCCCAGCGCCCAATGCGCCTCGCCCCATCTTAGGAAGTGGCGCTTCCCGCCGATCAAGACGCCCGTCTGGTAACGCGTCTCGCCGGTGACATGGTCGCACAGATTGGTCTCGGACCAGAGCGCGACCCTGCCTGCAAGGCCGCCTGTATCAATGCCGACGGCCGTCATCCGAGCCGCCACATCGACCGCAGTCGCCGCACTGTGGATGTCGTATGGACGGTGGTGCTCGCGATGGTAGTAGGGCGTACCGTCCGCGCCGAAGAACTCGGCCGACCAGGTCCTGACACCTCTCTGGACAATCGTTCTGAGCTTCTCATCCCCAGTGGCAAGCCACAGGAGCATCACGCCATCCAATGGATACGCGGTGTGGAAGTTGTCCACCCACTCCAGACCATCTACTTGGCCGTAGGCCCAGAGTCCGTCGGCGCGCACCGCCTCCAGTGATACGGAGGCGCAGTGTAGTGCCTCGGCCACCCACTCATCCCTACCCGTGATGCGCCCAACCGAGGCCACAACTCCGGCGGCGAGCAGGTTCGCATTGTGGATGAGCGCCGAGGAACCTGGCGCGTACTGGAAGTAGTCACCAGTCGTGTTCGATACCCGCAGGTTTTCGAGCATGTACCTCGCGCCTTTGGTCGCCTCATCGAGCAGCGACTCATCCTCGGTCGCCAGACCAGCCTCGGCCAAGCCTCTCGTCACGAAGAGCGTAGCGATGATATTTGCCGAACCCTGAGGGTAGAACGCCCAGCGGGTCTGCACGTCGAACTCGTAGCCCCAACCACCGCTGGGATCGCGCGCAAGCGCCCGATCGCTCAGCAGGTCGTCTGCCGCTGCACGCACACCCGTGTTGTCTACGATATTTGCGCAGCGCAGCCGCGCGATGGCGCTCAGCCTGCATCCGAGTGTCTTGGCCATGCGGAATGGCTTGATTCCCAGAGGTGCAGACAGCGGGAGCAACCCCCTCTTTCTGAGCTGCACACAGAGTTGACGTGCACGAGCGTTCTTTCCGGCCGCCGCGCGAAGCCAGGGCGATCTCATCGCGTCGAACGGATCGTATCCGGGCCGCGCCAGCCGGGCGGCCGAGAGTGCGGCCTGGTCTGCCCAGGAACGACGCTCGTGCGATCTGTCAGCACCGAGTGCGCGTCGCGCCTCCGGATACAAGATCGCCGGCAACACAGCGCCCTCTGTTGCCTCGATCGATCTACCGACGAACTCGCGCTCGGCGGCAAGCAGAGCAAGCTTGCGGCCCATCCGCGCGCTCCGGGACACGCCGGCAACGAGACCGACGAGTTCCAGGATGCCAAGCTGCAACGACGCACCGACCCTCGCAACCTTGCTTGCGGTCCTCTCAGAGCGCCAGAGCGCGACGTACTGCACCCACGAAAGCCACGCCGCCGACAGAGCGATCGCGCTCGCATCGGTGGCGCTGCTCGACGTGCTGCTATCGTGAATGATGGCTAGGGCCGCGGTCGGTCGCACCGGAAACCCTCGCAGTAGGTACCGGCGGCTGAGATCCTGGTCTTCGTAGTAGAGGAAGTAGCGCTCGTCGAACCCACCGGCGCTGAGGAACTCCGACTTCTGGACAATCAGCGCCGCGCCCGAGACCCAGCCCTCTTGGCCGGACTGAACCGAACGCTGACGCGGGCGAAACCAGCGTGGCGTGACGTTGCCGACAGTGTGCTTTGCCAACTCTGGCAGCAAACGGCTGAAGGGTCGCACTACGCAGTGGCGCCCACCGTCGACGCCAACAAACACGGGTGCCACGATCCCCAGTGGCTCACAGCGAAGCGTCTCCTCCAGGTCCGCGCGCCCGCAACTGTCAACACGAGCGTCAGGATTCAGGAACAGGAGCGATTCATTCGTCGCGTGACGTGCGCCCAGATTGCAGGCGGCACCGAAGCCGATATTGCCCTGTCCGCTGATTGTGGTCACGGATGCCGACCGTGCGATCGTTAGGAGTTGGTCTTCCGACTTCTCCGACCCGTTGTCCACGACGATGACCTGGGCGTCGGGCAGCGCCTTGGAGACACTCGCCAAGCAGTCGCCAATCACTCTATCGGAGTGATAGGCGACCACAACCACTGAGAGTTGTATCGGGTCGACGCCGGCGTGCGCTATGGGGTCGGACATGAGAGCTCCTCGATCAAGTCCTCGTACGCCGAGACCATTGTCTCGACAGAGAACCGCGAAAGAGCGCGAGCGCGGCCCGCAAGCCCCATGCGACGGCGAAGTTCACGGTCACTGGCTAGACGAACAAGCGCCTCAGCCACCGCATGAACGTCGCCTGTCGGCACCAGAAGTCCGGTCTCCTGGTCAACAACGATCTCCTCGGTCCCGCCGGACCTGGTAGCCACGACTGGAAGGCCGCACCCCATGGCCTCGACGGCGACGAGGGAGAATGACTCACTGCCCGAGGTGGATGCAAGAATGTCTGGACTGCGCAGCAGTGCGGCCACTTCGTCTTGCTCTCCGAGAAACCGGACTCGCTCCGCAAGGCCAAGCTGCGCCACAAGCGCCTTCACGGCGTCAGAAGTCTCCCCCGCGCCCACAAACGTCGCATCCAGGTTGGCTCCGCGGCCCACAGCTTCCGCCAGCGCCTCAACCAAAACATCGTAGCGCTTCACCGGACGGAACCCCCCAACCGCGACAACATGCACCGACCCACGTTCGTCCGTAGCCGCACTGACAGTCTCCTTGGGCGAGAACAGGTTCAGATTCACGCCGTTCGGAATCAGCCGCATCCCGTCCACTGGAACTCCTGCCGCCAGCAGTCGCCCCTGCTGCGATTGGCTGACGCAGATCCAGACGTCGGTCGTTGAGTCCACGAGGCGATTCAGCCGGTTGTGCAGCCATCTCTTGGGGCTTCTCGCCGAGAACTCGTTCGAGTGCACCGCCTGAGCAATAACCCGGACGCCGGCGCGTCGAGCTGCGAGTCGGCCAACGACTCCCGCCGCGGTGCGCCCGTACTGGACCACGATGTTCGGTGCGAACTCTTGCAAAGCGTCGCCGAGCACACCTACAGCCCGAAGGTCACTGCCGCCGTGCCACAGACCGCTCTCGACCCTGACATCCGGGGGGACCAGGGGCAGGAGAGTGCCACTGCCCATGACAAACAACCCTACTTCGAATCGGTCGCGGTCTAACTTCTCCAGCAGAGTCAGCAACTGACGCTCGGCGCCACCCACGTTAAACGAGGCGATTATGAAGGCGACCCTGTTCACGTGGTCGCACCAGACTCGGAGGTCGCGAAGCGGGCGCCGAACGGCTCGTCGCACATGCTCTCAACGGCCGAGAGATACCTCGGGGCCGCAGCCTCTGGGCTGAAGCCCGCCACAACCGCTCGATTCGCTGTGCTCATTGCCGAGACCATTCCGTGGTCATTGACTAGTCGCTGGATCGCGGCCGCCACGGCAGACGAGTCCTTGGGAGGAACGAAGAGAGCGTTCTTCTCCTCCCCCAAGTGATCCCGTGCGCCCCTCTGCGGTGTAGTGATGACGGGAAGGCCGAACGACATTGCCTCAGAGAGGACTGTCGGGAAGCCCTCCGCCCAGTACGTCGGCAACACGAGGCACTGGGAACGAAGGTACACCTGCGCTAGCTTCTCGCGATTGAGCTGCCCGGCAAACTCGACGTCCCGTTCGACTCCGAGCTCGCGAGCACGGGTTCGAAGCCTGTCCTCGTCAGGCCCCGAGCCCACGATGCACAGCGTCGCCGAGACCCGATCGCGAAGCTGGGCAACCGCCTCGAGCGCCTCGTAGGCTCCCTTTTCCGGTATCAGGCGTCCCACGTAGACCAGAGCAATCCCGTCGCGTAGCTCGGCAGCCACTTCACGGCCAGCCGAGGCCTCGGCTTCGGGCCAAACGGCGAACGCGTTGTCGACCACGGCGACCCGGGTCCTAGGGAAGAACTCCTCCCACTTCGCGCGTTCATCGTTGGAAAGCAGCAACACGCCATCAACAAGCCGAGCAAGCACCGACGTCGCGTTCCCGAAGGTCGTGCCGGGAATCGCGCGCTCAATCTGGCTGCCGTGGAACTGAACGATGATGTTGGCTGCGCGTCGCCGGGCGCGCCACACTAGCGGTATATCCCGAGCCAAGGTCTTCCAGTCGTGGGCAGTCCTCACGACCAAGACTTCGGGCTCTTGCTGTGAAAGGTGCCGTAGGATCGCCCCTGTGTCGGCAAACCGTCCGCTCACCTTCTTGAGGAGCGACTCGCCGTCGGCGTGTCTCCCCCAACCCAGGATGGCGGTCTCGACGCCGGCCTTACGGAACTGCTCGGCAAGCAGCTCGGTATGGCCACGTATCGGGCCGGGCACCCCTGTGTGCGGCGCTGCAAACAGCAGCCTGGGAGCTGTCACGTTGAGGGGCTCCCCTGCATCTCGTCGGTCACAAACCCTTCGCTGCGGACTCGGCATAGAAGCCCTACCGCGCACGCTATCGCCATCAATCCTGGAAGCGTGGAGAAGTAGCCGAGGGTGGGGGCGGACACCAATCCGACCACGCAGATTCCCAAACAGCTCCACCCCACGACACGTACGACCGACTCAGGCCTGCGCATGGCCCGCACCGCCCCGACCCCAGCCAGCAAGCCAATGAGCAGCAGAGGCACCAGACCGAGCAGCCCGATGGGCAGCAGCACCGAGAGGATGCCCACGTCGGAGTTCCGAATCGTGCCGTCTGGGAGCCCAGCGAACCAGTGGTATTCGGGATGCTGCAATCCAATGCCAAGAATCCAGTTGTTGCCAAGCACGCGGAGCATCTCGGCGTACACAACAAGCCGGTATCCGACGTTACCGCCTGCCGCAGAAACGTCACTCGCCGCCGACGCGATGCGGCTCTGCACCGACACCCAAATGGAACTTCGGGAGAGCGAAGAGAAAGAGAGAGCGTAGCCGCCGACGACTAGCGCCGAGACTCCCACGAGAGCATTCCCGGTGCGCCCGACGCCCCACTTCACGGAGCCGGTCGCGAACGCGGCAATGCACCCGACGACCAGCGCCACACTGAGCGCCAAGTAGTTTGCGCGGGTGAGCTGCAGAATCTGCTCGAGCCCGATGACCGAAGCGGCGGCAGCGGACCACGCCCTCATGCGACCCGATCGCGCCCATAGCGCGAACCCAGTGGCCGCCAAGAAGCCTAGGACACTGGGCAGGTTCATGCTTGAATACAGCCTTGCGAACCCGAGCGCGTCAGTGATCCGCTTGGGGTGAGTAATCGAGGACGTGTCGATTCCCAGTCCGACTTGGATTGCGTGAGCCCCAGAGTAGATGACGGACGCGACAATGAGCGTACAGAGCAGGATTCTCACCTCGGTCGAGTCCCGGAAGACAAGCGCGACGACGACAATGAGCCAGATCGTCAGCAGGTCTCGCCCGAAAAGGATCGCCTTGAACACGGGGGTGCCCTGCGAGGCCCCGGTCGCCACACCGATCACCCACGCCACGGTAAACACGAGAAGCATGACGATCATCCAACGCGGAACCAGCCCCCTCAGGGCTCCAGGACGTTGAACAAGCTCATACATCCCGATGCCGAACAGCACGAGCAGTATGGGGTCCGTGTAGTTGAATGAGCCCGACAGGTTCAGCGCAGCCAGGTCGACAAATGGGATGCCATTGACTAGCGCTATGAGTAGCACCGCCGTGAAGACGACTCGAACTCTTCGCTGCGCGACAAGCAGAGGAGTCGCCAGCAACAGCGCAATGATCACCCCGACCGACGTCCCGCCGACAGCGACAGCGACTCCCAGAACCAGGCTCGCCACGATTACGAACGCCGGAAGGTATCTCGTCTGATTCAGACCGTCAGGCACCGACAACTCCTCGCCGCCGGAACAGCACCGACCTGAGCTGCGTCAGATTCAACAGAGCGCCGGCCGCGTATGCAACTGACGAAGCAGCAGCAGCGCCCATGCCGCCGTACTTGGGAGCCAAAGCGACCAGCAGGAGCATGTCGACTACCAGAGACACGCCGACGACGCGGCCGGCCAGCCACGGCCGACCCATTACGACGTTCACATAGCTGGTACTGACATAGCAGGTGCTGAACAGGACGAATCCCGGGATCAAGACCCACAACATGGGAACCGTTGCGGCGTACTTTGGCCCGAGCACGAATGGCACGACCACCCACGCGGCCGGAACAGCGATGACTCCCAGTCCGAGTGCGACCAGAAAGGCAACGCCCATGCCGCGTCGCAATAGGGAGTCCGGGTCTGCCTCAGGATCGCCGTACCTGCTCGTCAGTGCCTGGCCTAGAGCGGAGGGCGCCATCGCCAACGCAGAAACACCGAGTGCCGCCATCGAATACAGACCCACCTGAGCCGGTGGTGACCAAAGGCCGAGAAGGAAGACGTCCAGTCGCAGGTTCGCCAACCCCAACACGATGCCGGGAAACGCAGCCAACGATAGGTGCAAGAGTTCCCTTACATGCGACCTCGAAGGTCGCGCACCAACATGTGAGAGCAGCAGCAACGCCACCCAACCGACTAGCGCACCGGTTCCCTGCGCCGCAATCCAGATGGCTATCGCCACAGACGCAGTCGCCGCGCCCGAGCTTGCTGCAATCGTATACGCGACCACTTGGATCACGCCGGTCACCAACGCGTTGGCCACCGAAGTCCATAGCTCACCCGCGCCGATGGCCACACTTGTCTGGAACGTCGACAGAAGGGTCATGGCGATTGCAAGCGGCAGCCACGCCGAGACAACGACAAGATCGCTCGGTATCCAAGGCGCGATGGCCAGCCGCGCGGCAAACGCCACCACCCAAACCGCCACCACCATCGTCGCAGCAATCAGCGCAGCACCCCGCACGCCCAGAGCACGCCGAGCCACTAGCGCCGAGATGCCGACGCCGGCCCCGAGGCTCAAGACCGCAGCCCCGATGTAGCCACCGGATGTCAGCATGGATAGGACGCCTCGGCCAGCGGGCCCCAGCCAACGTGCCGTGATTGCCGCCGCCAGTATGGAAAGCCCGAGCTGGACTCCTTGGCCGCCGAACGAGAGCAGGGCGTTCGAACGCGTTCTCGACCAGACTCGTCGCCCTCGCGTTATCGCCACAGACCGACCACCTGGCTAGCCAATCCCCAGCCCATATACTGGTCCAGGAAGTAGAGAACAATCGCGAGGATGGCAATCACGAGCAAGAACGCCAGCACCCCCGTCAGGATCCGCCCAAGTGCCGAGGCGAAACGACGGCCGGCGCTCTGCTCGGGAGCCCACTCCGCTTGGCCACTTTGCTCGCCGTCGGAGCCTTCGGCCTTGCCCTTCTTGCCGCCTCGAAGCGCTCCGTCCGAGGCTTGACTGTAGTAGCTGGAGTAGTAGTAGGCATTGCCGTAGTAGCCGTAGCCACTCGTGCCGGCCTTGCTCTCGTCCAGCCCCCACACGACGACGCCGGTCGTGTGTGCGCCGACCTGTGCAAGAAGCTCCGTCGCCTTGCGCGCGGCATCTCTAGTGGTGACGCCCGCCTTCGAGACGAGAACGACGCCATCCGCCCAGCGAGCCACAGCCGCAGGATCGGCAACGGCCAGCAGCGGAGGACTGTCGATGATGACCCACTCGCCCCACTCGCCCAAAGCCTTGATGACCTCTTCCATCTTGGTTGAGCCCAGCAACTCCGAAGGATTAGGCGGCATCTTGCCTGCCGTCAGCACCAGCAGTTGCTCGTCGCCCGGACGCTGCAGCGCAGCCTTGAGCGAGTGCGTGCCGAGCAGGACCTCGGACAGGCCAACCATGTTGTTCACGTTGAAGAACTGCTGGGTAGTCGGCCGACGGAAATCGACTGAGACTAGGGTGACTCGCTTGCCGGCCTGTGCCAGCGCGGCCGCGAGGTTGGCCGCCACCGTGGACTTGCCCTCGTTGGGAGCCGCCGAGGTGACAAGCAATGTCTTCATGTCATGCTGGAAGTTCACGAACTCCAGCGAGTTGCGAAGTGCGCGGTACGCCTCAGACGTGGAGGAGCCTGGCGCCTCCACGATGGCTAGGCGCCGCTTCTCACCCTTCTCCAACTTGTCCACCGGAATCGTGCCGAGAACAGGGGCGCCGAAGTACTTCTCAACCTCGTCCGTTGACTTGAGCGTGTTGTCGAGATACTCGTAGAGAAACGCCATCCCAAGCCCGAACACGAGGCCTACCAGCAGTCCAATACCCGCGTCACGCGCGGGCTTGGGCGAGATGGCCCGGTCGTCTGGGACCGCAGGACTCACGACTCGGCCCGGACCGGTCTCGAGTTGTTTGTTAATCTCGAGCGTTTCTAGCTTCTCGGCGAGCGTCGAATAGGTGCCCGTGGCAATCTGAAGTTCAGCCGAGA
This region of Coriobacteriia bacterium genomic DNA includes:
- a CDS encoding glycosyltransferase; translated protein: MNRVAFIIASFNVGGAERQLLTLLEKLDRDRFEVGLFVMGSGTLLPLVPPDVRVESGLWHGGSDLRAVGVLGDALQEFAPNIVVQYGRTAAGVVGRLAARRAGVRVIAQAVHSNEFSARSPKRWLHNRLNRLVDSTTDVWICVSQSQQGRLLAAGVPVDGMRLIPNGVNLNLFSPKETVSAATDERGSVHVVAVGGFRPVKRYDVLVEALAEAVGRGANLDATFVGAGETSDAVKALVAQLGLAERVRFLGEQDEVAALLRSPDILASTSGSESFSLVAVEAMGCGLPVVATRSGGTEEIVVDQETGLLVPTGDVHAVAEALVRLASDRELRRRMGLAGRARALSRFSVETMVSAYEDLIEELSCPTP
- a CDS encoding glycosyltransferase — protein: MTAPRLLFAAPHTGVPGPIRGHTELLAEQFRKAGVETAILGWGRHADGESLLKKVSGRFADTGAILRHLSQQEPEVLVVRTAHDWKTLARDIPLVWRARRRAANIIVQFHGSQIERAIPGTTFGNATSVLARLVDGVLLLSNDERAKWEEFFPRTRVAVVDNAFAVWPEAEASAGREVAAELRDGIALVYVGRLIPEKGAYEALEAVAQLRDRVSATLCIVGSGPDEDRLRTRARELGVERDVEFAGQLNREKLAQVYLRSQCLVLPTYWAEGFPTVLSEAMSFGLPVITTPQRGARDHLGEEKNALFVPPKDSSAVAAAIQRLVNDHGMVSAMSTANRAVVAGFSPEAAAPRYLSAVESMCDEPFGARFATSESGATT
- a CDS encoding polysaccharide biosynthesis C-terminal domain-containing protein, with translation MLTSGGYIGAAVLSLGAGVGISALVARRALGVRGAALIAATMVVAVWVVAFAARLAIAPWIPSDLVVVSAWLPLAIAMTLLSTFQTSVAIGAGELWTSVANALVTGVIQVVAYTIAASSGAATASVAIAIWIAAQGTGALVGWVALLLLSHVGARPSRSHVRELLHLSLAAFPGIVLGLANLRLDVFLLGLWSPPAQVGLYSMAALGVSALAMAPSALGQALTSRYGDPEADPDSLLRRGMGVAFLVALGLGVIAVPAAWVVVPFVLGPKYAATVPMLWVLIPGFVLFSTCYVSTSYVNVVMGRPWLAGRVVGVSLVVDMLLLVALAPKYGGMGAAAASSVAYAAGALLNLTQLRSVLFRRRGVVGA
- a CDS encoding polysaccharide biosynthesis tyrosine autokinase is translated as MELRDYINVIRARKWVIVQAVVIVTLVALAASLLQAKMYEGSAQVLVSEKDTAAVLLGSSLPNLSTQPERDMATQVELMQMRPIAEATIKTLGLQTTPEELLKRVSVKAVGQTNLIEISADDPSPEQAAKIANAMANEYVMEMRDANRASIATAADEVQKRLDEAKAEILALGQKIHVSGETSDVSAELQIATGTYSTLAEKLETLEINKQLETGPGRVVSPAVPDDRAISPKPARDAGIGLLVGLVFGLGMAFLYEYLDNTLKSTDEVEKYFGAPVLGTIPVDKLEKGEKRRLAIVEAPGSSTSEAYRALRNSLEFVNFQHDMKTLLVTSAAPNEGKSTVAANLAAALAQAGKRVTLVSVDFRRPTTQQFFNVNNMVGLSEVLLGTHSLKAALQRPGDEQLLVLTAGKMPPNPSELLGSTKMEEVIKALGEWGEWVIIDSPPLLAVADPAAVARWADGVVLVSKAGVTTRDAARKATELLAQVGAHTTGVVVWGLDESKAGTSGYGYYGNAYYYSSYYSQASDGALRGGKKGKAEGSDGEQSGQAEWAPEQSAGRRFASALGRILTGVLAFLLVIAILAIVLYFLDQYMGWGLASQVVGLWR